GCCAGATTCGGCAGTTGTCTGCGGCGGTTGGCGTGCCGCAAAGCATTCTGGCCAAACCGCCGAGCGCTGACCTGTGGGCGGACCAGACGGACGAGAAGGAACTTGGATTCACCTATGACGAAGCAGACGAGGTGCTGTATCAGCTGGTGGACTTGCGGCTGACCCCCGACGAGGTGGTCGCGAACGGGGCGCGGCAAGACGTGGTGCGGACGGTGGTGCGGCGCATCACCCGCAACCAGTACAAGCGCAAGCCGCCCATCATTGCGAAGGTATCGACGCGGACCATCGGGATCGACTTCCGCTACTTGCGGGACTGGGGATTGTGAGTCGCTGAAAGGTTCTGGAGAAACGGGGGAGGAATCGACATGTCGGGTCACTCAAAGTGGCACAACATCCAGCGGCGGAAGGGAAAACAGGATGCTGTGCGCGGGCAGTTGTTCACCAAACTCTCGCGTGATATCTACAACGCTGCCAAAGAGGGGGGCGGGAACCCCGACACCAACTTCCGGTTGAAGGTCGCCATTGAGAAGGCGAAACAAAACAACCTGCCGGCGGACACGATTGCGCGCACCATCGCGAAGGCGACGGGCACGCTGCAGGGGGTCACGTACGAAGAACTGCTGTACGAGGGATATGGCCCAGGCGGCGTGGCCATCATGCTGGAAATCGTGACCGACAACCGCAACCGGACAGCGGCGGACGTGCGGCACATTTTTGCGAAGCGCGGCGGCAACCTCGGCGAGACGGGCTGTGTATCATGGATGTTTCAGCGCATCGGCCGCATCGAAATCGCCAGGGAAGGCTGCCCGCTGTCCTACGACGACCTGATGCTGACGGCGGTCGAGGCGGGCGCGGACGACCTTCGGGAAGAGGACGATGTCTACGTGCTCACGACGTCCGTTGAGCAGTTTTCGGCGGTGCGGGACGCGCTCGAAGCAGCCGGGCTGACGCTCGAAGATGCAGAATTGACCTTTGAACCGACGACGACGATTGAACTGTCGGAGGACAAGGCAGAACCGGTTCTGGACCTGGTGGAGGCGTTGGAAAACAACGATGACGTCCAGAACGTTTACGCAAATTTCACTGTCTCAGAAGAATAATTCCATGCTCGTTACGCAACCTATCACTGAGGTGATCAGCATGCGCATGTGCCATCGGCAGGAACGAACGAGCTGGAACTTGAAACTGACATTGGCGGCAGCGGGGTTTGTACTTGGCTCGCTTTCCATCGCCGGACATGCGCACGTCGCGCTTGCGGATACGCCGGCCGTGACGGACTTTGGGCAGGAGATCGCGCAAGCGGCGATGGTGAGCGGGGAGGGTG
Above is a genomic segment from Alicyclobacillus cycloheptanicus containing:
- a CDS encoding YebC/PmpR family DNA-binding transcriptional regulator; protein product: MSGHSKWHNIQRRKGKQDAVRGQLFTKLSRDIYNAAKEGGGNPDTNFRLKVAIEKAKQNNLPADTIARTIAKATGTLQGVTYEELLYEGYGPGGVAIMLEIVTDNRNRTAADVRHIFAKRGGNLGETGCVSWMFQRIGRIEIAREGCPLSYDDLMLTAVEAGADDLREEDDVYVLTTSVEQFSAVRDALEAAGLTLEDAELTFEPTTTIELSEDKAEPVLDLVEALENNDDVQNVYANFTVSEE